Genomic window (Nitrospinota bacterium):
TGCAGCCTATATACCTCCTGCGCCTTTTGAAAAAAATCAAAATGGTATCTTTTGGGTCACTCCTGTAGAGAAAGAAAATTTAGAATCCCTTAAAGATCATAGTAAATATAAAATTGTAGTCATCGCTCTCCATGAGGCATATCCAGGCCATCACCTTCAATTTGTCCATTCCAATAAGATTAAATCAAAAATTAGAAGACAATTTTTCACCCCTCTTTTTGCGGAAGGATGGGCATTATACTGTGAGGAAATGATGTATGAGAATGGGTTCTACACTGACCCAAGAATACGCTTTTTACAATTAAAGGGACAGCTCTGGCGGGCGTGTCGGGTTGTCATAGATGTAAAGCTTCATCTGAAAAAGATGGGTATTGATGATGCAGTAGATATGCTTGTAAATGTTGCAAGATTGGAAAGAGTACAGGCTATAGGAGAAGTAAAACGTTATACCCAGACACCAACACAGCCGATGAGCTATATTATGGGAAAGCAGGAAATTTTAAAATTGAGAGATGATGTAAAAGAACTAAGACCGAACCGTTTTAACATTAGAGATTTTCACAATGAGCTTCTTAGTTTTGGAACGATACCCATAGGCTTGATAAGGGAGAGAATACTCAATCCTTAAAAAAGCTATCAGGAGCAGACATTAATTTTAATATAGTATACAATGTCTGATTGACCGGCACAGGAATCCCATATTTTATTCCTCTCCTTACAACCTCTCCGTTTAATGCCTCCAGCTCTAGAGGTCTTCCCTTTTCTAAATCACGTAACATAGATGTTTTATCATGACCGACATTTTGAGATAGCTCTAATGCTTTGTCTATTGCCTTTTCATCGAGAAGCACTGATTCTGCCCTGGCAACCTCTAATATCTCTTTCATTCCCAATCTTGCGAGCTCAACTGAATCATTATCTTCCATCACTTCCTTCACAGTTTTTCTCGTAATGGCTGTAAAAGCATTAAAAAAAGAGTTCCATACAAGTTTTTCCCAGAGATCTTTAAAGATGGAATCAGAAATACTACAATGGATATCCGCATCTTGAAATATTTTAAGGATTTCTTTTGTCCGGAAGGATACTTTGCCATCCAATTCGCCAAATACTATTCTTCCTCCTGCTGAATGATGGATGATACCCGGTTTTTTTATCATAGAGAAGATATAGACAACGCCACCGAGAACTCTCCCTTTTCCAAAAATTTTCTCGAGCTTCTCTACATTATCTATACCATTTTGCAAAGAAATGATAGCTGTATCCTTTTTAAGAAAAGATTTTATCTCAGCGGCAGCCTTCAGGGTATTAAATGATTTTACACAGAATAAGATTAAATCGGGTGGGTCTATTATTTTGGGATCAGAGGTGGCCTTAACCTTAACAGCAAAATTTCCTTTATAACTCTCAACAATTAATCCTTTGTTTTGTATGGCTTTTAAATGTGATCCCCTTGCTAAGAAGATAATGTCTTGATATTTCTTTGCTAAAAGTCCTCCAAAATAGCCTCCTACTCCTCCAGTACCAACAACCAATATTTTTATATCATTCTTTTCTCTGAAGACGTCTTATCTCCTCTTTTATCAACTGTTCCGCTAACCTAGGAACAACCTCAGAGGCTATTCTTTCAATGGTTTTTGTAGCTATTTCTTCAATCTTTTGATCAGTTACACGCAACATCTTGTCGCCTAAACTATCTTCATCCATGTTCTTTTCCTCTTCAACAAACTCGGTTTGGTTTTGAGTACTATCAACCAAGACAATCTCTTCGTCTTTTGATTCTTCCTCGGCTTGTGTCTGATCTTTTGTTTCTTCTTCCTTCAGCTCACTTTCACTGGGAAAAATTTCATCGGTTGATAATCTTTCATCCTGAACATCATCTTCACCCATATTTTCCTCTTTTTTTTCTTCTTCGAGATCTCCCTCATCTTCTTTTTCTTCTTCCTCAGCGGTTTCCTCAAGAAAGGTTATGATAACTCTTGTATTCTCATCTACCTTAACAGGCTCTAGAAGCTTAATGATATTACCATCATAAATCCCTCTAACGGTTATCATCTCGCACCTCCTTAGGTTTAGAATATATCAAGAATGTTAAGGCTAATTAAAAATAGAGTCAAGTCTTTTAAAAAAAATCAAAATCTAAAATATCTCATTTATTGTTAATGAATTCCGATAGGATAATGTATATACTTGACACCCATTCAAACAATATGTTATCAATATCAAAATTTATTTTAAAAGTAATGACATAAGGCATGAGGTTATGCTCAGGTCCCTGGTTGACATTCTATTAGTCAGTTTTATTATATACAATCTCTTATTACTTATTAGAGGTACCAGGGCTGTCCAAATGGCTGTTGGAGTCGTATTAATTATCCTAGCTTTCTATTTCTCCGAAAGATTTCAATTTCCTACAGTCCACTGGCTTTTAAGAAACTTTCTGTCATATATTGTTATTGCTATTATCGTTTTGTTTCAAGCGGAAATAAGAAGGGGATTAGCAAAATTTGGAACTAACCCCTTCTTGAATCTTTTTTATAAGCAAGAACAAGATACGTCCCTTGAAGAAATCGTCATGACTGCTACAACTATGTCTCAAAAGCGTATTGGTGGTCTTATTGTTATAGAAAATGAGGTTGGATTACGAACCTATATAGAGGGGGGTATTAAAATCGATGCAGTAGTTACCCTAGACCTCTTATTAAGTATTTTCAATCCAAAGTCCCCTCTCCATGATGGAGCAGTAATAATTAAAAACGGAAGGATAATGGCTGCATCCTCCTTCCTTCCCCTAACTACGAACCCCAGATTAAGTAAAGACTTAGGAACAAGGCACAGGGCTGCTTTAGGTATATCTGAGGAAAGTGATGCTGTTGTCATTGTTATATCAGAAGAGACGTGGGCAATTTCTTTGGTTCATAGAGGAAAGATTTATAGAAATCTTGCTACAACCTCTTTGAGAAACCATCTATATGAATCCTTAGAAAAAAAGAAACTTAAAAGAAAAAAAGAAAAACTTAGTAATTGATAAGATAAATATGAACCTTGGTTTTCTAAAAAAGAATTTATTGTTAAAGATTTTATCACTTCTTT
Coding sequences:
- a CDS encoding 2-dehydropantoate 2-reductase, whose product is MVVGTGGVGGYFGGLLAKKYQDIIFLARGSHLKAIQNKGLIVESYKGNFAVKVKATSDPKIIDPPDLILFCVKSFNTLKAAAEIKSFLKKDTAIISLQNGIDNVEKLEKIFGKGRVLGGVVYIFSMIKKPGIIHHSAGGRIVFGELDGKVSFRTKEILKIFQDADIHCSISDSIFKDLWEKLVWNSFFNAFTAITRKTVKEVMEDNDSVELARLGMKEILEVARAESVLLDEKAIDKALELSQNVGHDKTSMLRDLEKGRPLELEALNGEVVRRGIKYGIPVPVNQTLYTILKLMSAPDSFFKD
- the cdaA gene encoding diadenylate cyclase CdaA; the protein is MRHEVMLRSLVDILLVSFIIYNLLLLIRGTRAVQMAVGVVLIILAFYFSERFQFPTVHWLLRNFLSYIVIAIIVLFQAEIRRGLAKFGTNPFLNLFYKQEQDTSLEEIVMTATTMSQKRIGGLIVIENEVGLRTYIEGGIKIDAVVTLDLLLSIFNPKSPLHDGAVIIKNGRIMAASSFLPLTTNPRLSKDLGTRHRAALGISEESDAVVIVISEETWAISLVHRGKIYRNLATTSLRNHLYESLEKKKLKRKKEKLSN
- a CDS encoding DUF885 domain-containing protein; protein product: AAYIPPAPFEKNQNGIFWVTPVEKENLESLKDHSKYKIVVIALHEAYPGHHLQFVHSNKIKSKIRRQFFTPLFAEGWALYCEEMMYENGFYTDPRIRFLQLKGQLWRACRVVIDVKLHLKKMGIDDAVDMLVNVARLERVQAIGEVKRYTQTPTQPMSYIMGKQEILKLRDDVKELRPNRFNIRDFHNELLSFGTIPIGLIRERILNP